In Solanum pennellii chromosome 3, SPENNV200, a single window of DNA contains:
- the LOC107012355 gene encoding exocyst complex component EXO70E2-like — translation MEGDKSADEHVIAAAQHLVKALKDRTSLSDEVRRTLADLDIHLAAMTEAKEDETTSFKEIEGRLKSAEAKIMSLQSNCLKIWDTGPSNQLLEYLQNVEEVRSIIVSLESMVLNKNRKQSRLTNQAHSVLQIAMVRLQEEVINILAQSKQCFEHAYVSFHSCEETVVDEETMVSIEYDSIEGTSCLDSSRAESEECIIMDLVHPGVVPYIKSIADLMLASHYVQEFCQVFIRFWKDALYEYLGLFCMQQISIEDVLRMDWASLNCRIKKWRQATKNVIAFYLPSEKNLFDQILGEFGSVSSTCFIEVSKDAMMCLLNFGQAVAIGPLLPERLFCLLDMYELLRGLCQDVDALFCVNHGNSIQVEYHELMKSLGDSAKAIFLGLGNRIASNTSTTPFQGGGVHPLTKYVINYFMLLSEYYVTLRFLLEDREVESSVEVVDTLVRLDISSEIPCPLAFHLQSITSRLESNLEDRSNLYKDDSLKHIFLMNNIHYMVQKIKNSKLRTCFGDEWIKIHIVKYVQHEKSYERKTWNSIISLITGYEKLGKAVLKERCRNFSIAFEEVYKNQTGWTIPDIDLRADLNVSIGLRVIHAYRTFAGKVRKSLSEKHIKYTEEDLEEYLLDFFQGSAKSLNHHWRR, via the coding sequence GATGAAGTTAGAAGAACTCTAGCCGATCTTGACATTCATTTGGCTGCAATGACTGAAGCAAAAGAGGATGAGACCACAAGTTTCAAAGAGATTGAAGGTCGGTTGAAGTCAGCTGAGGCAAAGATCATGTCCTTGCAGTCAAATTGTCTGAAGATATGGGATACTGGTCCTTCTAATCAACTTCTTGAGTATCTGCAAAATGTAGAAGAAGTTCGGAGTATAATAGTGAGCTTGGAAAGTATGGTGCTAAACAAGAACAGGAAACAAAGCAGACTTACTAATCAAGCTCACAGTGTGTTGCAGATTGCAATGGTAAGGCTGCAGGAAGAAGTTATCAATATTCTTGCGCAGAGTAAGCAGTGTTTTGAGCATGCATATGTGTCGTTCCATTCTTGTGAAGAGACCGTAGTTGATGAGGAGACGATGGTCTCAATTGAGTATGACTCAATTGAGGGAACATCTTGTCTGGATAGTAGTAGAGCTGAATCAGAAGAATGTATAATAATGGATTTGGTCCATCCAGGCGTTGTTCCTTATATCAAGTCCATTGCAGATCTGATGTTAGCTTCACATTATGTTCAAGAATTTTGCCAAGTTTTTATCAGATTCTGGAAAGATGCATTGTATGAATACTTGGGGCTTTTCTGTATGCAACAAATCAGCATTGAAGATGTGCTGAGAATGGACTGGGCAAGCTTGAATTGCAGAATTAAGAAGTGGCGTCAGGCAACGAAGAATGTCATTGCATTCTATCTCCCTAGTGAGAAAAACCTCTTTGATCAGATCCTCGGTGAGTTTGGATCTGTCAGTTCAACATGTTTCATTGAGGTCTCAAAGGATGCCATGATGTGTCTTTTGAATTTTGGCCAAGCTGTAGCTATTGGTCCCCTTCTACCAGAACGTCTTTTTTGTTTACTCGACATGTATGAGCTTCTTAGAGGTCTTTGTCAAGATGTGGATGCTTTGTTTTGTGTAAACCATGGTAATTCCATTCAAGTGGAGTACCATGAACTCATGAAAAGTCTTGGAGATTCTGCAAAAGCAATCTTTCTGGGGTTGGGGAATCGAATTGCTTCAAACACTTCAACAACTCCCTTCCAAGGAGGAGGTGTTCATCCTCTGACCAAGTATGTTATCAATTATTTCATGCTTCTGTCAGAATATTATGTTACCCTGAGGTTCCTTTTAGAGGACAGAGAGGTAGAGAGCTCGGTTGAAGTTGTCGATACACTGGTCAGGCTCGACATTTCATCCGAAATCCCATGTCCATTGGCTTTTCACTTGCAGTCAATAACATCCAGGCTCGAATCCAACCTTGAAGATAGGTCCAATTTATATAAAGACGATTCTTTGAAGCACATCTTTTTGATGAACAACATCCATTACATGGTCCAGAAAATCAAGAATTCCAAACTCAGAACCTGTTTTGGTGATGAGtggataaaaatacatattgtaAAATATGTGCAGCACGAAAAAAGCTATGAGAGAAAAACATGGAATTCAATCATATCTTTGATAACCGGTTATGAGAAGTTAGGGAAGGCAGTTCTGAAGGAGAGGTGCAGAAATTTCAGTATTGCTTTTGAGGAAGTGTATAAAAACCAGACAGGATGGACTATTCCAGATATTGATCTTCGAGCTGATTTGAATGTTTCAATCGGATTAAGAGTCATTCATGCCTACCGTACATTCGCTGGAAAGGTGAGAAAATCTCTCAGTGAAAAGCACATCAAATACACAGAAGAGGACTTGGAGGAGTATCTCCTGGACTTTTTTCAAGGTTCAGCAAAGTCTCTTAATCATCACTGGAGGAGGTGA
- the LOC107012510 gene encoding presenilin-like protein At2g29900 — translation MDENAKPRSVLDSLGEEIVRIVTPVSICMLLVVILVSVLNNDSDSSGPSFTSIATVAYSESSSDSNWDKLKGALLNALVFVVVVTAVTFLLVLLFYFRCTKFLKYYMGFSSFLVLGFMGGEICLFLIGKFRIPIDCVTFALSLFNFTVVGVLAVFMSKTAIIITQGYLVVIGVLVAYWFTLLPEWTTWVLLVAMSLYDLAAVLLPGGPLRLLVELAISRDEDIPALVYEARPIINPDSVQRGAVVQRRVWRERRDNDIGSDENLDSRSNLNSTVYSSLESSTGLESLPSIGERNAVDVEDGVDVEDGQVSSSDSELAAPLIQHRINVRMNLQEGSSDDFALEGIGLGSSGAIKLGLGDFIFYSVLVARAAMYDFMTVYACYLAIIAGLGITLMLLAFYQKALPALPVSVLLGVLFYLLTRLLLETFVVQCSINLLMF, via the coding sequence ATGGATGAAAATGCAAAGCCCAGAAGCGTTCTTGATTCACTGGGTGAAGAAATAGTGAGAATTGTAACACCAGTCTCAATTTGTATGCTATTGGTGGTTATCCTTGTTTCAGTACTAAACAATGATTCAGATTCTTCAGGTCCTTCATTTACCTCTATAGCCACAGTTGCCTATAGTGAGAGCAGCTCAGACTCAAACTGGGACAAATTGAAAGGTGCCCTTTTGAATGCTTTAgtctttgttgttgttgtcactGCTGTTACATTCCTTTTGGTCTTACTTTTCTACTTCAGATGCACCAAATTCTTGAAATACTACATGGGTTTCTCGTCTTTTCTTGTTTTGGGATTCATGGGTGGTGAAATATGTCTGTTCTTGATCGGAAAATTCAGGATTCCCATTGATTGCGTTACTTTTGCTTTGAGTTTGTTTAATTTCACTGTTGTTGGGGTTTTGGCTGTGTTTATGTCAAAGACGGCAATTATAATTACCCAAGGATATCTGGTTGTTATTGGAGTTTTGGTTGCCTATTGGTTTACACTCTTGCCTGAATGGACGACTTGGGTGCTTTTGGTTGCAATGTCATTGTATGACCTTGCAGCTGTTTTGTTGCCGGGTGGACCTCTAAGGCTACTTGTTGAACTTGCAATATCTAGGGATGAAGATATCCCGGCTTTGGTTTATGAAGCTCGCCCCATTATTAATCCCGACTCAGTTCAAAGGGGTGCTGTTGTGCAAAGGAGAGTTTGGAGAGAAAGACGGGACAATGATATTGGCTCTGATGAAAATTTGGATTCTAGGTCTAACTTGAATTCAACTGTCTATTCTAGTTTGGAATCAAGTACTGGTCTCGAAAGCCTTCCATCAATCGGCGAGAGGAATGCTGTTGATGTGGAGGATGGTGTTGATGTGGaggatggtcaagtttcaagttCAGATTCTGAGCTGGCTGCACCGCTAATTCAGCATAGGATAAATGTCCGAATGAATTTACAGGAAGGGTCAAGTGATGATTTTGCACTTGAAGGGATTGGTTTGGGATCGTCAGGTGCTATTAAGCTGGGGCTAGGAGACTTCATATTCTACAGTGTATTAGTTGCCAGGGCTGCGATGTATGATTTCATGAcagtttatgcatgttatcttGCTATTATAGCTGGTCTTGGTATCACTCTGATGCTTCTTGCATTTTATCAGAAAGCTTTGCCTGCTCTTCCTGTGTCCGTTCTGCTAGGTgtcttattttatttgttaactCGGCTATTGCTTGAGACCTTTGTTGTACAATGTTCGATAAACCTGTTGATGTTTTAG
- the LOC114076453 gene encoding uncharacterized protein LOC114076453, protein MEEEKKTTLNMISSFFKRGNKKQEACVDTTSGVSADTTSSIACADDTTGSIACADDTTGSIATLKYEEEEEDEWILLLVERRANVQQISIFLIVLGIVLICFNYSDVVFTIFGKESGYIVCRTLNLGAAFVITVSGLIVWDNTREN, encoded by the coding sequence ATGGAGGAGGAGAAGAAGACGACTCTCAATATGATTTCTAGTTTTTTCAAGCGCGGTAACAAGAAACAAGAGGCATGTGTAGATACTACTAGTGGTGTTAGTGCAGATACCACGAGTAGTATCGCATGTGCAGATGATACTACTGGTAGTATCGCGTGTGCAGATGATACTACTGGTAGTATCGCGACACtgaaatatgaagaagaagaagaagacgaatGGATCTTGCTCCTTGTTGAAAGGAGAGCGAATGTTCAACAAATATCAATTTTCTTGATTGTGCTTGGTATCGTGTTGATTTGTTTCAACTATTCTGATGTGGTGTTTACAATATTTGGCAAGGAAAGTGGTTACATTGTCTGCAGAACCCTTAACTTGGGGGCTGCATTTGTTATTACTGTTTCTGGTTTAATTGTTTGGGATAATACTAGGGAGAATTAA